A genomic segment from Panthera tigris isolate Pti1 chromosome A1, P.tigris_Pti1_mat1.1, whole genome shotgun sequence encodes:
- the LOC107180617 gene encoding olfactory receptor 14A16-like: MNNISVVTEFLILGFSGPWSLQFLQCVLFTVIYLFALMGNGLIITITSLDPCLHTPMYFFLKNLSLLDICLISAVVPKIVANSLTRSNSISFFGCVTQIFLVPFSAGAELFLLTLMSVDRYAAICHLLHYEAIMNRGTCVQTVALSWLTSGFISVIHTAGIFSLSYCGFNEIQQFFCNILQLLAITCSENITVEIVLILVNAVLDVFCFICITVSYIYIFYTVRKIPSMKRQSKTYSTCLQHLAVVILFLSTAFIAYLKPILGCTSFTDLVLSSSYILLPPSLNPIIYSLRNKAMKAGLGKLIPRRLLRKENVLNFLQE; the protein is encoded by the coding sequence ATGAACAATATTTCAGTGGTGACAGAATTTCTTATCTTGGGATTTTCAGGCCCATGGAGTCTTCAGTTCTTACAATGTGTGCTTTTTACAGTAATTTACCTGTTTGCCTTGATGGGGAATGGCCTCATTATTACCATAACATCCTTGGACCCATGCCTGCACAcacccatgtatttttttttaaagaatctgtcTCTGTTAGATATCTGTCTCATTTCAGCTGTTGTGCCCAAAATTGTTGCCAATTCCTTGACCCGCAGCAATTCCATCTCATTTTTTGGCTGTGTCACCCAGATCTTCCTGGTGCCTTTTTCAGCAGGGGCAGAGCTGTTCCTCCTTACACTGATGTCTGTTGACCGTTATGCTGCCATTTGCCATCTACTGCACTATGAAGCCATCATGAACAGGGGCACGTGTGTGCAGACAGTGGCTCTGTCCTGGCTCACTAGTGGCTTTATATCTGTTATACATACAGCAGGAATCTTTTCCTTATCTTACTGTGGATTCAATGAAATTCAACAATTCTTTTGTAATATTCTCCAGTTGTTAGCTATTACTTGCTCAGAGAATATAACTGTAGAAATTGTACTCATTCTTGTTAATGCAGTCCTGGATGTCTTCTGCTTTATTTGCATCACAGTCTCCTACATCTACATCTTCTACACTGTCAGAAAGATACCATCCATGAAAAGGCAGTCAAAAACCTATTCCACTTGCCTTCAACATTTGGCAGTTGTTATACTTTTTCTCTCAACTGCTTTTATTGCTTACCTGAAACCTATTTTAGGGTGTACATCATTCACTGATCTTGTTCTATCTTCTTCCTATATTTTGTTACCCCCTTCCCTTAATCCTATCATCTACAGCCTAAGAAACAAGGCAATGAAGGCAGGTCTGGGAAAGCTGATCCCTAGAAGACTTTTGAGAAAGGAGAATGTCCTTAATTTTCTCCAAGAGTAG